Proteins from a single region of Nitratidesulfovibrio sp.:
- the cbiD gene encoding cobalt-precorrin-5B (C(1))-methyltransferase CbiD, translating to MKNICTDYTSPVTPGDAPPDAQPQGVELREGFTTGSALAAAAMAALRLLLRGAAPDVVAVPLPPFASTSVESGGSENSGGNAAPAGWLDVPVAEVTPLVGARAGCCAALGVVIKDGGDDPDATHRARIEALVECAPAGATLSQDPDSLAHGADGLAHAAGGLIYDAGELTEGGTPDLPLPFPGCDAPPGAPVSPAPHTAPAPALCPLHDGITVLLRGGTGVGRVTLPGLPVAVGEPAINPEPRRQLAFAVHHECAAAGWQGTVRVTVRVPEGQRIARHTLNPRLGIVGGISILGTRGTVRPYSHDAWQAAVAQGLDVARAAGLTEVCLSTGRRSETLLMRAHPALPPLAFVQAADFAAFSLAAAAQRGFARVTWGCFFGKLVKLAQGLPHTHAHTAPLDLPLLARWSASAGAGTETCAAVAAANTAGQALELLLADPAHPAVLRAVAERARDAAHGWTGGAESVTVTVHLFHMDGRCLVTA from the coding sequence ATGAAAAATATTTGCACGGACTATACTTCGCCCGTCACACCCGGCGACGCACCCCCAGACGCGCAGCCGCAGGGCGTGGAACTGCGCGAGGGCTTCACCACGGGTTCTGCCCTGGCAGCCGCCGCCATGGCCGCCCTGCGCCTGCTGTTGCGCGGCGCGGCACCGGACGTGGTGGCCGTGCCGCTGCCGCCGTTCGCCTCCACCAGCGTTGAGAGCGGGGGCAGCGAAAACAGCGGGGGCAACGCCGCCCCGGCGGGCTGGCTGGACGTGCCCGTGGCCGAGGTGACGCCCCTTGTTGGCGCGCGCGCGGGCTGTTGCGCGGCACTGGGCGTGGTGATCAAGGACGGCGGCGACGATCCGGACGCCACCCACAGGGCGCGCATCGAGGCGCTGGTGGAATGCGCCCCCGCAGGGGCAACCCTGTCGCAAGACCCGGATAGCCTGGCTCATGGCGCTGACGGCCTGGCGCATGCCGCTGGCGGCCTGATTTATGACGCGGGGGAACTGACGGAAGGCGGCACGCCCGACCTGCCCCTGCCTTTCCCCGGCTGCGATGCCCCCCCCGGCGCCCCCGTTTCCCCCGCCCCGCACACGGCGCCCGCGCCCGCGTTATGTCCGCTGCACGACGGCATCACCGTACTGCTGCGCGGCGGCACGGGCGTGGGCCGGGTCACCCTGCCCGGCCTGCCCGTGGCCGTGGGCGAACCGGCCATCAACCCCGAACCGCGCAGGCAACTGGCCTTCGCCGTGCATCACGAATGCGCGGCGGCGGGCTGGCAGGGCACGGTGCGCGTCACCGTGCGGGTGCCCGAGGGCCAGCGCATCGCCCGGCACACCCTGAACCCGCGCCTGGGCATCGTGGGCGGCATTTCCATTTTGGGAACGCGGGGCACGGTGCGCCCCTACAGCCACGACGCGTGGCAGGCCGCCGTGGCGCAAGGGCTGGACGTGGCCCGCGCTGCCGGGCTGACCGAGGTCTGCCTGTCCACCGGACGACGCAGCGAAACCCTGCTCATGCGCGCCCACCCCGCCCTGCCGCCGCTGGCCTTCGTGCAGGCGGCGGATTTCGCGGCCTTCTCGCTGGCCGCCGCCGCCCAGCGCGGATTTGCCCGCGTGACCTGGGGCTGCTTTTTCGGCAAGCTGGTCAAGCTGGCGCAGGGGCTGCCGCACACCCACGCCCACACGGCCCCGCTGGACCTGCCCCTGCTGGCCCGCTGGTCCGCCAGCGCGGGCGCGGGCACGGAAACATGCGCGGCGGTGGCCGCCGCCAACACCGCCGGGCAGGCCCTGGAACTGCTGCTGGCCGACCCGGCCCACCCCGCCGTGCTGCGCGCCGTGGCCGAGCGCGCCCGCGATGCCGCCCATGGCTGGACAGGCGGGGCGGAAAGCGTCACGGTGACGGTGCACCTTTTTCACATGGACGGCAGATGCCTGGTGACGGCATGA
- a CDS encoding MauE/DoxX family redox-associated membrane protein codes for MLSANASSRSSGEGGYAGPVTDGVSVPSGTGTGMVQRLLTHVWCQRAVRVALALVFVAAGGAKLADVRGFAEIIHHYGILPVWSVGPVALLLPLAEVIAGVGLLFAVRGSLAAITAMCLLFLGVLGYALATGLSIGDCGCFAPGELPEGVEDGSALRGALVRDLVLLAGVAYLYAWRRLRRRVA; via the coding sequence ATGCTATCAGCAAACGCCTCGTCACGCAGCAGTGGGGAAGGCGGGTACGCCGGGCCGGTAACGGACGGCGTTTCCGTCCCTTCCGGCACGGGCACCGGAATGGTGCAGCGTCTGCTGACCCACGTGTGGTGCCAGCGCGCGGTGCGCGTGGCCCTGGCGCTGGTCTTCGTGGCGGCGGGCGGGGCCAAGCTGGCCGACGTGCGCGGCTTTGCCGAAATCATCCACCATTACGGGATACTGCCCGTGTGGTCCGTGGGGCCGGTGGCGCTGCTGCTGCCCCTGGCCGAGGTGATCGCCGGGGTTGGGCTGCTGTTCGCCGTGCGCGGCAGCCTGGCGGCCATCACCGCCATGTGCCTGCTGTTTCTCGGCGTGCTGGGATACGCGCTGGCGACGGGGCTGTCCATCGGCGATTGCGGCTGCTTCGCCCCCGGTGAACTGCCGGAGGGCGTGGAAGATGGTTCCGCCCTGCGCGGGGCGCTTGTGCGCGACCTCGTGCTGTTGGCTGGCGTAGCCTATCTGTATGCCTGGCGTCGGTTGCGCCGTCGCGTTGCCTGA
- a CDS encoding C-GCAxxG-C-C family protein, with product MKTDRPPNPDADDAARAACPDACPGACPDACDLACGNACEGCGDGASDDCPVPGDAPCGAPRPLPDDDLSAPVSLTAPVPADPVVEAIRRRAENLFDTRQLLCAEAVLHAVAETLGGPLSPDQAAALGTPFCQGMGGAGCTCGALSGAVAAVGLFRGRPERGAGGTKGRALARRMHDAFRADCGATCCRVLIRHVRHDKAAHFAQCRSLTGKGAVLAARALLAEGVLPLDGALSLPMDTGLTLWRNRLRALLRLPLCRRG from the coding sequence ATGAAGACAGACCGTCCCCCGAATCCCGATGCGGACGACGCAGCACGCGCCGCCTGCCCGGACGCGTGCCCGGGCGCCTGCCCGGACGCGTGCGACCTTGCCTGCGGCAACGCGTGCGAAGGCTGCGGGGATGGTGCGTCCGATGACTGTCCGGTGCCCGGTGATGCCCCCTGCGGTGCCCCCCGCCCCCTGCCGGATGACGATTTGTCAGCCCCGGTCAGTCTGACGGCCCCCGTCCCGGCGGATCCCGTGGTCGAGGCCATCCGTCGCAGGGCCGAGAACCTGTTCGACACCCGCCAGTTGCTCTGCGCAGAGGCCGTGCTGCACGCCGTGGCCGAGACGCTGGGCGGTCCCCTGTCCCCGGACCAGGCCGCCGCGCTGGGCACGCCGTTCTGTCAGGGCATGGGCGGCGCGGGCTGCACCTGCGGCGCGCTGAGCGGCGCCGTGGCCGCCGTGGGGCTGTTCCGTGGCAGGCCGGAGCGCGGCGCGGGCGGCACCAAGGGCCGGGCGCTGGCCCGCCGGATGCACGACGCGTTTCGCGCCGACTGCGGGGCCACCTGCTGCCGGGTGCTCATCCGCCACGTGCGCCACGACAAGGCGGCCCACTTCGCCCAATGCCGCAGTCTTACCGGCAAGGGGGCCGTGCTGGCCGCTCGTGCACTGCTGGCCGAGGGCGTGCTGCCCCTTGACGGGGCATTGTCCCTTCCGATGGACACCGGCCTGACCCTGTGGCGCAACCGCCTGCGGGCGCTGCTGCGCCTGCCCTTGTGCCGCCGGGGCTGA
- a CDS encoding branched-chain amino acid ABC transporter permease — MQKYTLNAALAALCLGLVLLAQFNIMDQYTQTVLMFMGINIIFASSLNIVNGYMGEFSCGHAGFMCVGAYASSVLSVVLFTSNKMVGDALLPPELAPMLFPVVLIAAGLVSSVFGLLVALPSFRTRGDYLAIITIAANYIVISVIENLDIIGGPRGFHGMKRVINGMRDLVDIPWMFIWVILGTLFSIWILRRLVNSTYGKGISAVCQDEVAAEIMSVDTNHVKLVAFMVSSGLAGVAGALYAHVYGYVNPQAFNILKSTEGLVMVYLGGMASLSGSVTAAILFTLLLESLRFIIPGLDAALHAVNLLPAGYELSQVWKWVIIPLILILLMQFRPEGIMGNRELSDIFPKLRRFYTFK; from the coding sequence ATGCAGAAATACACCCTCAACGCCGCACTGGCGGCGCTGTGCCTTGGCCTTGTGCTGCTGGCGCAGTTCAACATCATGGACCAGTACACCCAGACGGTGCTCATGTTCATGGGCATCAACATCATCTTCGCCAGCAGCCTGAACATCGTGAACGGCTACATGGGCGAATTCTCGTGCGGGCACGCCGGGTTCATGTGCGTGGGCGCCTATGCCTCTTCCGTGCTGTCGGTGGTGCTGTTCACCTCCAACAAGATGGTGGGCGATGCGCTGCTGCCGCCGGAACTGGCTCCCATGCTGTTCCCGGTGGTGCTGATCGCGGCCGGGCTTGTCTCGTCGGTGTTCGGCCTGCTGGTGGCGCTGCCCTCGTTCCGCACGCGCGGCGACTACCTGGCCATCATCACCATAGCCGCCAACTACATCGTCATCTCGGTCATCGAGAACCTGGACATCATCGGGGGCCCGCGTGGCTTTCACGGCATGAAGCGGGTCATCAACGGCATGCGCGACCTGGTGGACATCCCCTGGATGTTCATCTGGGTCATCCTTGGCACGCTGTTCTCGATATGGATACTGCGCCGCCTGGTGAACTCCACGTACGGCAAGGGCATTTCCGCCGTGTGCCAGGACGAGGTGGCCGCCGAGATCATGAGCGTGGACACCAACCACGTGAAGCTGGTGGCCTTCATGGTGTCGTCGGGTCTCGCCGGCGTTGCCGGGGCGCTGTACGCCCACGTGTACGGCTACGTGAACCCGCAGGCCTTCAACATCCTGAAGTCCACGGAAGGCCTGGTCATGGTCTACCTTGGCGGCATGGCCTCGCTGTCCGGCTCGGTCACGGCGGCCATCCTGTTCACGCTGCTTCTCGAATCGCTGCGCTTCATCATTCCCGGCCTGGATGCGGCCCTGCACGCGGTCAACCTGTTGCCCGCCGGATACGAACTGAGCCAGGTGTGGAAGTGGGTGATCATCCCGCTCATCCTCATCCTGCTCATGCAGTTCCGGCCCGAAGGCATCATGGGCAACCGCGAGCTTTCGGACATCTTCCCGAAGCTGCGCCGCTTCTACACGTTCAAATAG
- a CDS encoding quinone oxidoreductase has product MPTSSEPSKAIFFHETGGPEVLRWEDHTPGTPGPGEALVRHGAVGLNFIDVYHRTGLYPLPALPAIPGMEGAGTVEAVGDGVTEVQPGDRVAYAGNPVGAYAERRLIPAHRLVVLPDDIDFVTAAGMMLRGMTARYLLYGCYPVTEGTTMLVHAAAGGVGSLVVPWARHLGATVIGTAGDEAKAERARANGCQHVILYRQEDVAARVRELTDGRGVDVVYDSVGQATFMASLDCLRPMGTMVSFGQSSGSVEPFNPALLAAKGSLFLTRPSLMHYTAKRPNLLAHARDLFDVVRAGIVQVQVNQTFPLAQAADAHRALESRRTTGSTVLLV; this is encoded by the coding sequence ATGCCCACATCGTCCGAACCATCCAAGGCCATCTTCTTTCATGAAACCGGCGGGCCGGAAGTGCTGCGCTGGGAAGACCACACCCCCGGCACGCCCGGCCCCGGCGAGGCGCTGGTGCGCCACGGGGCCGTGGGGCTCAATTTCATCGACGTATACCACCGCACCGGGCTGTACCCGCTGCCCGCGCTGCCCGCCATCCCCGGCATGGAAGGCGCGGGCACCGTGGAGGCCGTGGGCGACGGCGTGACCGAGGTGCAGCCCGGCGACCGGGTGGCCTACGCGGGCAACCCCGTGGGGGCCTATGCCGAACGCCGCCTGATTCCCGCCCACCGGCTGGTGGTGCTGCCCGACGACATCGACTTCGTCACGGCGGCGGGCATGATGCTGCGCGGCATGACCGCGCGCTACCTGCTGTACGGCTGCTACCCGGTGACGGAGGGCACCACCATGCTGGTGCATGCGGCGGCGGGGGGCGTAGGGTCGCTTGTGGTGCCGTGGGCGCGGCATCTGGGGGCCACGGTCATCGGCACGGCGGGCGACGAGGCCAAGGCCGAACGCGCGCGGGCCAACGGCTGCCAGCACGTCATCCTGTACCGGCAGGAAGACGTGGCGGCCAGGGTGCGCGAACTCACCGACGGACGCGGCGTGGACGTGGTGTACGATTCGGTGGGGCAGGCCACGTTCATGGCATCGCTGGACTGCCTGCGGCCCATGGGCACCATGGTCTCGTTCGGGCAGTCGTCCGGCAGCGTGGAGCCGTTCAACCCCGCCCTGCTGGCGGCCAAGGGCTCGCTGTTCCTCACCCGGCCCAGCCTGATGCATTACACCGCCAAGCGGCCCAACCTGCTGGCCCACGCGCGCGACCTGTTCGACGTGGTGCGTGCGGGCATCGTGCAGGTGCAGGTGAACCAGACCTTCCCGCTGGCGCAGGCCGCCGACGCGCACCGCGCGCTGGAGTCGCGCCGGACCACCGGTTCCACGGTGCTGCTGGTGTAG
- a CDS encoding ABC transporter substrate-binding protein, with the protein MKKTVLLVLALLLVLSGQAFAADTIKLGFVIPLTGDIPKVGEASKFAAEMLREEINGKGGLDVGGKKYKLEFVFEDNEAKPESAVNAMLKVIERDQVLAVVGPQSSKQAVPAGGVANDNETPMISPWSTNPDTTKGRPWVFRAAFLDPFQAPVVANFATKQFKAKKAAVLFDISNDYSKGLAEFFKAEWEKMHGAGAVVGMESHGTKDQDFSAQLTKVIAAKPDFIFLPENYNIVALIVKQARDLGYKGPFMGSDAWGSAELMDLCGKECVGQYFSTHYAAAGATGATKEFIDKYNNKYGYIPDDVAALTWDATRLVLQAIQSVGKVDSDTRKMRKAVRDAMVGIKSFDGITGKMSFDENRDPIKCAVVVKISEKGEFTFAESVCPK; encoded by the coding sequence ATGAAGAAGACAGTATTGCTCGTGCTGGCACTTCTGCTGGTGCTGTCGGGCCAGGCGTTCGCCGCCGACACCATCAAGCTCGGCTTCGTCATCCCCCTGACCGGTGACATCCCCAAGGTGGGTGAGGCCTCGAAGTTCGCCGCCGAAATGCTGCGCGAAGAAATCAACGGCAAGGGCGGCCTGGATGTGGGCGGCAAGAAGTACAAGCTCGAATTCGTGTTCGAGGACAACGAAGCCAAGCCCGAATCCGCCGTCAACGCCATGCTGAAGGTCATCGAGCGCGACCAGGTTCTGGCCGTGGTCGGCCCGCAGTCGTCCAAGCAGGCCGTGCCCGCCGGCGGCGTCGCCAACGACAACGAAACCCCGATGATCTCGCCGTGGTCCACCAACCCGGATACCACCAAGGGCCGTCCGTGGGTGTTCCGCGCCGCCTTCCTCGATCCCTTCCAGGCTCCCGTGGTGGCCAACTTTGCCACCAAGCAGTTCAAGGCCAAGAAGGCCGCCGTGCTGTTCGACATCTCCAACGACTACTCGAAGGGCCTTGCCGAGTTCTTCAAGGCGGAGTGGGAGAAGATGCACGGCGCCGGCGCCGTTGTGGGCATGGAATCGCACGGCACCAAGGACCAGGACTTCTCGGCCCAGCTGACCAAGGTCATCGCCGCCAAGCCCGACTTCATCTTCCTGCCTGAAAACTACAACATCGTTGCCCTTATCGTGAAGCAGGCGCGCGACCTTGGCTACAAGGGTCCCTTCATGGGTTCCGACGCCTGGGGTTCTGCCGAGCTGATGGACCTGTGCGGCAAGGAATGCGTGGGCCAGTACTTCTCCACCCACTACGCCGCCGCGGGCGCCACCGGCGCCACCAAGGAATTCATCGACAAGTACAACAACAAGTACGGCTACATCCCCGACGATGTTGCCGCCCTTACCTGGGACGCCACCCGTCTCGTGCTGCAGGCCATCCAGAGCGTGGGCAAGGTTGACTCCGATACCCGCAAGATGCGCAAGGCCGTGCGCGACGCCATGGTCGGCATCAAGAGCTTCGACGGCATCACCGGCAAGATGAGCTTTGACGAAAACCGCGACCCCATCAAGTGCGCCGTTGTCGTCAAGATCAGCGAAAAGGGTGAATTCACCTTCGCCGAATCGGTCTGCCCCAAGTAG
- a CDS encoding ABC transporter ATP-binding protein — MLLSIENLYVKYGNIEALHGLSFHVNEGEIVTLIGANGAGKSTTLKSIMRLPPPEAPKVSGGDILFKGQSLLNVEPHDVVSKLHIALVPEGRHIFGNLTVMENLMLATYARKNDPTIGRDLERIFDLFPRLAERRTQRSDTLSGGEQQMLAVGRALMTSCEVLLLDEPSMGLAPLLMYEMFRTLKELNREGLTIIVVEQNARLALQVASRGYVLDTGEIVAQGPSETLLSDPEVKKAYLGG, encoded by the coding sequence ATGCTGCTCTCCATCGAGAATCTCTACGTAAAGTACGGCAATATCGAGGCGTTGCACGGCCTTTCGTTCCATGTGAACGAAGGGGAGATCGTCACCCTCATCGGGGCCAACGGCGCGGGCAAGTCCACCACGCTGAAGTCCATCATGCGCCTGCCCCCGCCGGAGGCGCCCAAGGTCAGCGGCGGCGACATCCTGTTCAAGGGCCAGTCGCTGCTGAACGTGGAACCGCACGACGTGGTCAGCAAGCTGCACATCGCGCTGGTGCCCGAAGGGCGGCACATCTTCGGCAACCTGACGGTGATGGAAAACCTGATGCTGGCCACCTACGCCCGCAAGAACGACCCGACCATCGGGCGCGACCTGGAACGGATATTCGACCTGTTCCCCAGGCTGGCAGAGCGGCGCACCCAGCGCAGCGACACCCTGTCCGGGGGCGAGCAGCAGATGCTGGCCGTGGGCCGCGCACTGATGACCAGTTGCGAGGTGCTGCTGCTGGACGAACCGTCCATGGGGCTCGCCCCGCTGCTGATGTACGAGATGTTCCGCACCCTCAAGGAACTGAACCGCGAGGGGCTGACCATCATCGTGGTGGAACAGAACGCCCGCCTTGCCTTGCAGGTGGCCAGCCGTGGCTACGTGCTGGACACCGGCGAGATCGTGGCGCAAGGCCCCTCGGAGACCCTGCTCAGCGACCCGGAAGTGAAGAAGGCCTACCTCGGCGGGTAG
- a CDS encoding ABC transporter ATP-binding protein, whose protein sequence is MPLLEMKGVTQRFGGLQAVSDFNISLEERKLIALIGPNGAGKTTVFNLISGFYQPTEGQIIFDGQPTAGLRPHQVTARGIARTFQNIRLWHEMSVLDNIRIAQHHRLGYTIWDAFLRTGRFTKSEGNIDAIAWEMLEAMDLKDAAHELPRNLPYGLQRRVEIARAMSIKPKLLLLDEPAAGLNSADVDGLIKLIRWIHDEFDIAIWMIEHQMKVVMSLCEWIKVIDFGSTIAEGTPEEIQSNPVVIKAYLGDDTI, encoded by the coding sequence ATGCCGCTGCTTGAAATGAAAGGCGTGACGCAGCGCTTCGGCGGGCTGCAGGCCGTTTCCGACTTCAACATATCGCTGGAAGAGCGCAAGCTCATCGCGCTCATCGGTCCCAACGGCGCGGGCAAGACCACGGTGTTCAACCTGATATCCGGGTTCTACCAGCCCACCGAAGGGCAGATCATCTTCGACGGCCAGCCCACCGCAGGGCTGCGTCCGCATCAGGTGACGGCGCGGGGCATTGCCCGCACCTTCCAGAACATCCGGCTGTGGCACGAGATGAGCGTGCTGGACAACATCCGCATCGCCCAGCACCACCGCCTGGGCTACACCATCTGGGACGCCTTTCTGCGTACCGGCCGCTTTACCAAAAGCGAAGGCAACATCGACGCCATCGCCTGGGAAATGCTGGAGGCCATGGACCTGAAGGACGCCGCGCACGAACTGCCCCGCAACCTGCCCTACGGGTTGCAGCGCCGGGTGGAGATTGCCCGGGCCATGTCCATCAAGCCGAAGCTGCTGCTGCTGGACGAACCGGCGGCGGGCCTGAACTCGGCGGACGTGGACGGCCTGATCAAGCTCATCCGCTGGATTCACGACGAGTTCGACATCGCCATCTGGATGATCGAACACCAGATGAAGGTGGTCATGAGCCTGTGCGAATGGATCAAGGTCATCGATTTCGGTAGCACCATTGCCGAAGGGACGCCGGAGGAAATTCAGTCCAACCCGGTGGTCATCAAGGCATACCTGGGAGACGATACGATCTGA
- a CDS encoding branched-chain amino acid ABC transporter permease, whose product MEIFIQNLFNALQWGSFYALIALGYTLVYGVLLLINFAHGDIFMVGAYIAFFVSSLLLGDLLGVFNLPGWAALALTVPLTMLLTAGVGVTLERIAYRPLRRKGAHRLYVVITALMCGLILENGNLALLGASRRKLPDMVDKVVYTFGSVSVTNLKVWVIITAFLVFFLLQFIVTRTRIGMAMRAVSWDKFALPLMGIPLDSIIVFTFVLGSGFAGLAGLLFAMSYPILDPYMGAMVGWKAFIAAVVGGIGDIRGAFIGGFLLAFIEIMVAAFLPSTFRDLFAFTILLMILWQRPTGLFGVAKTTKI is encoded by the coding sequence GTGGAAATCTTCATCCAGAACCTGTTCAACGCGCTCCAGTGGGGCAGCTTTTACGCACTGATCGCCCTGGGCTACACCCTGGTGTACGGCGTGCTGCTGCTCATCAACTTCGCCCATGGCGACATCTTCATGGTGGGCGCGTACATCGCATTTTTCGTGTCTTCGCTGCTGCTGGGCGACCTTCTGGGCGTGTTCAACCTGCCCGGCTGGGCCGCGCTGGCACTGACCGTACCGCTGACCATGCTGCTTACCGCCGGGGTTGGCGTGACGCTGGAGCGCATCGCCTACCGCCCCCTGCGGCGCAAGGGTGCGCACCGACTGTATGTGGTCATCACCGCCCTGATGTGCGGGCTGATCCTTGAAAACGGCAACCTCGCCCTGCTGGGCGCCAGCCGCCGCAAGCTGCCCGACATGGTGGACAAGGTGGTGTACACCTTCGGTTCCGTGTCGGTGACCAACCTGAAGGTGTGGGTCATCATCACGGCGTTCCTGGTGTTCTTTCTGCTGCAATTCATCGTCACGCGCACCCGCATCGGCATGGCCATGCGCGCTGTGTCGTGGGACAAGTTTGCGCTGCCGCTGATGGGCATTCCGCTCGATTCGATCATCGTGTTCACCTTCGTGCTGGGGTCGGGCTTCGCGGGCCTTGCCGGGCTGCTTTTCGCCATGTCCTACCCCATCCTCGACCCCTACATGGGCGCCATGGTGGGCTGGAAGGCCTTCATCGCGGCGGTGGTGGGCGGCATCGGCGACATTCGCGGGGCGTTCATCGGCGGCTTTCTGCTGGCGTTCATCGAGATCATGGTGGCGGCGTTCCTGCCTTCTACCTTCAGGGACCTGTTCGCCTTCACCATCCTGCTGATGATCCTGTGGCAACGGCCCACCGGGCTCTTCGGCGTGGCAAAGACCACCAAGATCTAA
- a CDS encoding rhodanese-like domain-containing protein, with protein sequence MSLKKLVAPLVLLAALGLAGCNNPFAGPSEVDLEAKAVKLSRDTAKGGYELLTVAELKKWQDEGKDMLIVDTMPFEDSYKKNHIPNAVQFLFPIPDMPEWKMTETGDKSEQDFEKLLGPDKDRPLVFYCGFVKCTRSHNGAVWAKKLGYNKVYRLPGGIVAWKEAGYPAKTVN encoded by the coding sequence ATGTCTTTGAAGAAGCTGGTTGCCCCGTTGGTGCTGCTTGCCGCGCTTGGTCTTGCCGGGTGCAACAATCCCTTTGCCGGGCCGTCCGAGGTTGACCTGGAAGCCAAGGCCGTGAAGCTGTCGCGCGACACCGCCAAGGGCGGCTACGAGCTGCTGACCGTGGCCGAACTGAAGAAGTGGCAGGACGAGGGCAAGGACATGCTCATCGTCGACACCATGCCCTTCGAGGATTCGTACAAGAAGAACCACATTCCCAATGCGGTGCAGTTCCTGTTCCCCATCCCGGACATGCCGGAATGGAAGATGACCGAGACCGGCGACAAGAGCGAGCAGGACTTCGAAAAGCTGCTCGGCCCGGACAAGGACCGCCCGCTGGTGTTCTACTGCGGCTTCGTGAAGTGCACCCGCTCGCACAACGGTGCGGTGTGGGCGAAGAAGCTGGGCTACAACAAGGTGTACCGCCTGCCCGGCGGCATCGTGGCCTGGAAGGAAGCCGGATACCCCGCGAAGACCGTGAACTAG
- a CDS encoding diaminopimelate epimerase, whose amino-acid sequence MFIQPILVMHHQSALRFHKFSPGGNTTILVTDPVPAPLRAAVAAELMGEHHVHAEQVGFVTLAGARPRIDMMGGEFCGNACRSLAALLALKRVLHAGPGGLMSGEITSSGVSAPLPVRVVHTPHGPDAAVRMPLPSPVTPVTPVTPITAGTAETAWPGERAAQDTTAFPLVQPLAEGLALVRLPGIAHLLLDASTHPFPDDWRGHAAELIFRYELDGEPAAGCIWCHGPLAAPSITPVVRVRDTGSILLESACGSGSLAYGLHRAAQTNGETALAVRQPSGAVIRVSVNRRDGLTPEAWIGGTVRHVASGTAYLYGDQHA is encoded by the coding sequence TTGTTCATTCAACCCATCCTCGTCATGCACCACCAGAGCGCCCTGCGCTTCCACAAGTTCAGCCCCGGCGGCAACACCACCATCCTCGTCACCGACCCGGTGCCCGCGCCCCTGCGCGCCGCCGTGGCGGCGGAGCTGATGGGCGAACACCACGTGCACGCCGAACAGGTGGGTTTTGTCACGCTGGCGGGCGCGCGCCCGCGCATCGACATGATGGGCGGCGAATTCTGTGGCAATGCCTGCCGTTCGCTGGCCGCACTGCTGGCGCTGAAGCGGGTGCTGCACGCCGGTCCGGGGGGGCTCATGTCCGGCGAGATCACAAGTTCCGGGGTCTCCGCCCCCCTGCCGGTGCGGGTGGTGCACACCCCGCACGGCCCGGACGCCGCCGTGCGCATGCCCCTGCCGTCCCCCGTCACCCCCGTCACCCCAGTCACCCCGATCACTGCCGGAACGGCGGAAACGGCATGGCCGGGTGAAAGGGCGGCGCAGGATACCACGGCGTTCCCACTGGTGCAGCCGCTGGCCGAGGGGTTGGCGCTGGTGCGCCTGCCGGGCATAGCCCACCTGCTGCTGGATGCTTCGACGCACCCCTTTCCCGATGACTGGCGCGGGCATGCCGCCGAACTTATCTTCCGCTACGAACTGGATGGCGAACCGGCAGCCGGGTGCATCTGGTGCCACGGCCCCCTTGCGGCGCCCTCCATCACTCCGGTGGTCCGGGTACGCGATACCGGAAGCATCCTTCTTGAATCCGCCTGCGGGTCCGGATCGCTGGCCTACGGCCTGCACCGCGCCGCCCAGACCAACGGCGAAACGGCGCTGGCGGTGCGCCAGCCCAGCGGCGCCGTCATCCGCGTATCCGTCAACCGCCGGGACGGCCTGACGCCAGAGGCGTGGATAGGCGGCACGGTGCGCCACGTGGCCAGCGGCACCGCCTACCTGTACGGCGACCAGCACGCATAG